One Deltaproteobacteria bacterium genomic window, GCGCCGTGGCGCAGGCCATCACCAGCAGGGAGGCCGGAGATGATTTTACTTATTGACAATTTCGATTCCTTCACCTTCAACTTGGCCCAGATTCTTCTGGGCGACGGCGAGGACCTTCGGGTCCTGCGCAACGACCGGCCGGAGATCCTGGATCTGGCCAAGCGTCCGGACCTGTCCGGGGTCATCGTTTCACCCGGTCCGGGACGGCCCGAAAACGCCGGGCTCTGCCTGCGGTTCCTGGATCTGCTGCCGGCCGCGGTCCCGGTCCTGGGCGTCTGTCTCGGTCATCAGGCCCTGGGCCTCTGGGCCGGGGCCGAGGTCCGCCGGGCCGAACACATCATGCACGGCAAGGATTCGGCCGTGGCTCACGAGGGAACCGGGATCTTCGCCGGCATCCCCAACCCGACACGGGTGGCCAGGTATCATTCCCTGCTGGTTTGTCCCGGCCCGGACACTCCCTTTCGGATCACGGCCCGCACCGACCGGGACGAGGTCATGGCCCTTGAGTTTTCGGAT contains:
- a CDS encoding aminodeoxychorismate/anthranilate synthase component II; translation: MILLIDNFDSFTFNLAQILLGDGEDLRVLRNDRPEILDLAKRPDLSGVIVSPGPGRPENAGLCLRFLDLLPAAVPVLGVCLGHQALGLWAGAEVRRAEHIMHGKDSAVAHEGTGIFAGIPNPTRVARYHSLLVCPGPDTPFRITARTDRDEVMALEFSD